The proteins below are encoded in one region of Clostridium pasteurianum DSM 525 = ATCC 6013:
- the rarD gene encoding EamA family transporter RarD encodes MNNKKTAGVIYAVASYGLWGILPLYWKLVDSVFPIEILANRIVWAFVFTIIIIAVTKQWHELKAIVRNKKQMFYIFMASILITINWGLYIWAVNSNRILDASLGYYINPLLAVVLGMLIFKEKLNWWTGSALIIATIGVIIKTLQYGKIPWISLALAVSFGLYSAIKKSVKANSIVGMTLETAIVTPIAAAYIVSRHVNGIGAFETKGTLVILLLIGAGVATAVPLLLFASGARRLPLSLLGFTQYISPTISLIIGIFVYHESFTVVDMIGFCFIWAALAMYSFSQISLVKSPKNVKQAS; translated from the coding sequence ATGAATAATAAAAAGACTGCTGGTGTAATCTATGCAGTTGCTTCCTATGGATTATGGGGCATTCTGCCTTTATACTGGAAGTTAGTAGACAGCGTATTTCCAATAGAAATCTTAGCTAATAGAATTGTGTGGGCTTTTGTATTTACAATTATAATTATTGCAGTGACCAAACAATGGCATGAATTAAAAGCTATAGTTAGGAACAAGAAACAAATGTTTTATATTTTTATGGCATCAATTTTGATCACTATTAATTGGGGATTGTATATTTGGGCGGTGAATTCAAATAGAATTTTAGATGCAAGCCTTGGATATTATATTAACCCATTATTAGCCGTGGTACTAGGGATGTTGATTTTCAAGGAAAAGCTAAATTGGTGGACTGGGTCTGCTCTTATTATTGCCACCATTGGTGTCATAATAAAAACTCTGCAATATGGTAAGATTCCGTGGATTTCTTTAGCACTGGCTGTTTCCTTTGGATTATACAGTGCAATTAAGAAATCAGTTAAAGCTAATTCTATAGTTGGGATGACTCTTGAAACAGCTATTGTTACTCCAATTGCTGCAGCATATATAGTATCAAGGCATGTTAATGGAATTGGTGCTTTTGAGACAAAAGGTACATTAGTAATTCTTCTGCTTATAGGAGCTGGTGTAGCTACAGCTGTTCCACTGCTGCTTTTTGCCAGCGGGGCAAGAAGACTTCCTCTATCATTGCTTGGTTTCACACAGTATATTTCACCAACCATAAGTCTTATTATAGGAATTTTTGTGTATCATGAAAGTTTTACAGTTGTTGATATGATTGGCTTTTGTTTTATATGGGCGGCACTAGCTATGTATTCTTTTTCACAGATAAGTTTGGTTAAAAGCCCGAAGAATGTGAAGCAGGCTAGCTAA
- a CDS encoding DeoR/GlpR family DNA-binding transcription regulator: MTDRYTKLLEIMNKNKRIEVSKLAELLSVSQVTVRKDLDALEAKGLLKRGHGYAVITSSDDINSRLALNYDIKRKIARLASELVSDGETVMIESGSCCTLLAEELAYNKKDITIITNSIFIASYIREGNAKLVLLGGDYQPESQVLVGPLTRKCVKDFFVDKLFVGTDGYDFKIGFTGKNLMRTETVKAMAESANKILILTEASKFSERGVVSQFKTEEVDYVLTDTNIPEEALENLKNKNIEVKMISAD, from the coding sequence ATGACAGACAGGTACACAAAGCTTCTTGAAATTATGAATAAGAACAAGCGTATAGAAGTTAGCAAATTAGCAGAACTTTTAAGTGTATCGCAAGTGACTGTACGTAAAGATCTTGATGCATTGGAAGCAAAAGGATTATTAAAGCGTGGTCATGGTTATGCCGTTATAACTTCAAGCGATGATATTAATAGCAGACTAGCTTTAAATTATGATATAAAACGTAAAATAGCACGTTTGGCCTCTGAACTGGTTAGTGATGGAGAAACAGTTATGATTGAATCAGGTTCCTGCTGCACTTTACTGGCAGAGGAACTTGCCTATAATAAAAAAGATATAACTATAATTACTAATTCCATATTTATTGCTTCCTATATTCGAGAAGGCAATGCAAAATTAGTATTACTTGGAGGAGATTACCAGCCGGAATCTCAGGTTTTAGTGGGACCCCTTACAAGAAAATGCGTAAAAGATTTTTTTGTAGATAAATTATTTGTGGGAACAGACGGCTATGATTTTAAAATAGGATTTACGGGAAAAAATTTAATGCGTACAGAAACAGTGAAAGCTATGGCTGAAAGTGCTAATAAAATTCTCATATTAACAGAAGCATCAAAATTTTCGGAGCGGGGAGTAGTATCTCAGTTTAAAACGGAAGAAGTAGATTATGTATTAACAGATACTAATATTCCAGAGGAAGCTTTAGAAAATTTAAAGAATAAAAATATAGAAGTTAAGATGATAAGTGCAGATTGA
- a CDS encoding glycyl radical protein, producing MGNVKELKKNTNHFGELTERMHNFREKLLNAKPRVCVERAKLTTESYREHADKPMILRRALCLENILKNMSIFIEPETLIAGNQASSNRSAPIFPEYAMDWVIDELDEFEKRDGDIFYITEESKKTLREIAPFWHHKTLKDRGLAGMPAESKLFYDLGIIKAEGNITSGDAHLAVNYEKVLKLGLINYRERTEKKLKELDLTDYRNLNKSYFYRAILIVLDAVAAFAKRYSDLASESAERESDSSRKAELLEMSRILNKVPYYPAESFKEALQSLWMIHLILQIESNGHSLSYGRMDQYLYPFYKRDLEFGKITEAAATELLTNLWLKTFTINKIRSWSHTRFSAGSPLYQNVTVGGQTVDKKDAVNPLSYLILKSVAQTKLPQPNLTVRYHRGLSDDFMKECIEVVRLGFGMPAFNSDEAIIPSFIEKGVTEEDAYNYSAIGCVEVAVPGKWGYRCTGMSFLNFPKSLLIALNNGVDPESGTKLCEGVGHFRNMTSFDEVMKAWDKIIREFTRHSVIIDNCADTAIEEVTADVLCSALTDDCIERGLNLKEGGAVYDFISDLQVGIANLGDSLASIKKCVFEDKKFTPEQLWNALTNNFQGEEGKRIQDILINDAPKYGNDEDYVDLLLRKAYDIYIDEISKYKNTRFGRGPIGGVYYAGTSSISANVPQGAGTLATPDGRKAGEPLAEGCSPSHGMDQNGPTAVFKSVSKLPTHEITGGVLLNQKVTPQILSKEENRQKLILLIRTFFNRLEGFHVQYNVVSKDTLIDAQNHPEEYRDLIVRVAGYSAFFNVLSKQTQDDIIERTEQAL from the coding sequence ATGGGTAATGTAAAAGAATTGAAAAAAAATACAAACCATTTTGGAGAGCTGACAGAAAGGATGCATAATTTCCGAGAAAAATTATTGAATGCAAAACCAAGAGTTTGCGTAGAAAGAGCTAAACTTACTACAGAAAGTTATAGAGAACATGCTGATAAGCCAATGATTTTACGCAGGGCATTATGTTTAGAAAATATATTAAAGAATATGAGTATTTTTATTGAACCAGAAACCTTAATTGCAGGTAATCAGGCTTCCTCTAACCGTTCGGCACCCATATTTCCAGAGTATGCCATGGATTGGGTTATTGATGAACTGGATGAATTTGAAAAACGTGATGGTGATATATTTTACATTACTGAAGAGAGTAAAAAGACTTTAAGAGAAATTGCACCCTTTTGGCATCATAAAACGCTAAAAGACAGAGGCCTTGCAGGAATGCCTGCAGAAAGTAAGCTTTTTTACGATCTTGGAATCATAAAGGCAGAAGGTAACATTACTTCTGGGGATGCTCATCTGGCAGTAAATTATGAAAAGGTATTAAAGCTTGGATTAATTAACTATAGAGAAAGAACAGAAAAGAAGTTAAAGGAATTAGATCTTACGGATTACAGAAATTTAAATAAATCTTATTTTTATAGAGCAATTTTAATTGTACTTGATGCAGTTGCAGCCTTTGCAAAACGTTATTCAGATTTAGCCTCAGAATCAGCGGAAAGAGAATCTGATTCTTCTAGAAAAGCAGAGTTGCTTGAAATGTCAAGAATATTAAATAAAGTTCCCTATTATCCGGCAGAAAGCTTTAAGGAAGCTTTACAATCTTTGTGGATGATTCACTTAATTTTACAAATTGAATCAAATGGACATTCACTTTCCTATGGAAGAATGGATCAATATTTATATCCTTTTTATAAAAGGGATTTAGAATTTGGAAAAATTACTGAAGCTGCTGCTACTGAATTATTGACAAATTTATGGCTTAAGACCTTTACAATAAACAAAATAAGAAGCTGGTCTCATACACGTTTTAGTGCAGGCAGTCCATTATATCAAAATGTTACGGTAGGGGGGCAGACTGTTGATAAAAAAGATGCAGTAAATCCACTAAGTTATTTGATTTTAAAGAGCGTTGCCCAGACTAAATTACCACAACCTAATTTAACAGTACGTTATCATAGGGGATTATCTGATGATTTTATGAAAGAATGTATTGAAGTGGTAAGATTAGGTTTTGGAATGCCAGCCTTTAATAGTGATGAGGCTATTATCCCCTCCTTCATAGAAAAAGGTGTAACTGAAGAAGATGCCTATAACTATAGTGCAATTGGCTGTGTTGAAGTTGCAGTTCCAGGTAAATGGGGCTATAGATGTACAGGTATGAGTTTCTTGAACTTCCCTAAATCTCTATTGATTGCATTAAATAATGGGGTTGATCCGGAATCAGGAACTAAGCTCTGTGAAGGGGTAGGTCACTTTAGGAATATGACTTCTTTTGATGAAGTTATGAAAGCTTGGGATAAGATTATTCGTGAATTTACAAGACACAGTGTAATAATAGATAACTGTGCTGATACGGCAATAGAAGAAGTTACAGCAGATGTACTCTGTTCAGCTTTAACAGATGATTGTATTGAAAGAGGATTGAACTTAAAAGAGGGTGGAGCGGTATATGACTTTATAAGTGATCTCCAGGTAGGTATTGCAAACTTAGGTGACTCTCTTGCATCCATCAAAAAATGTGTATTTGAAGATAAGAAATTCACTCCAGAACAGCTGTGGAATGCTTTAACCAATAATTTTCAGGGAGAAGAGGGCAAAAGAATTCAAGACATTTTGATTAATGATGCACCTAAGTATGGAAATGATGAGGATTATGTGGATTTACTGCTCAGAAAAGCTTATGATATCTATATTGACGAGATAAGCAAGTATAAGAATACCAGATTTGGCCGTGGCCCTATTGGTGGTGTCTACTATGCAGGTACCTCTTCAATTTCTGCAAATGTGCCTCAAGGAGCTGGAACTTTGGCAACTCCAGATGGAAGAAAAGCGGGAGAACCTTTGGCAGAAGGTTGTTCACCATCTCATGGAATGGATCAAAATGGTCCTACTGCAGTATTTAAGTCAGTTTCAAAATTACCAACCCATGAGATTACTGGAGGAGTATTATTAAATCAGAAGGTTACTCCTCAAATATTATCTAAAGAAGAAAACAGGCAAAAGCTGATTTTATTGATTAGGACTTTCTTTAACCGTCTGGAGGGTTTCCATGTGCAATATAATGTAGTATCCAAAGATACTTTAATTGATGCACAAAATCATCCAGAGGAATATAGAGATTTAATTGTGAGAGTTGCAGGATATAGTGCGTTTTTCAATGTATTATCTAAGCAGACTCAAGACGATATAATTGAGAGAACAGAACAGGCCTTATAA
- a CDS encoding glycyl-radical enzyme activating protein, translating into MKDMTASIFNIQRYSVNDGPGIRTVVFFKGCPLQCGWCSNPESQNSTAQITWDRSKCVKCLRCVNSCPHKAVSLDNDRIVINSYKCTACFDCVKYCPAKALKIEGKSLTLSKVLEEVLKDKVFYEESKGGVTLSGGEVLQQHVFADELLKLLKRENIHTAIETTGYISKEIFSEFIENVDLLLFDIKHYDREKHFQAAKVYNDIIIDNLKTAIDMEKDVIIRIPVIPTVNSSLEDAKEFCKLLKSLGANKVNLLPFHQFGEKKYELLNKDYKFKHVKQLHEENLSDYKNIFIENGFDCYF; encoded by the coding sequence ATGAAAGATATGACAGCATCTATTTTTAATATACAGAGATATAGCGTTAATGATGGTCCAGGAATCAGAACAGTGGTATTTTTTAAGGGGTGTCCTCTGCAATGTGGCTGGTGCTCTAACCCAGAATCTCAAAATAGTACAGCTCAAATTACCTGGGACAGGTCTAAATGTGTGAAATGTCTCCGTTGTGTTAATAGTTGTCCACATAAGGCTGTTTCTTTAGATAATGATAGAATAGTAATTAATTCTTATAAATGTACAGCCTGTTTTGATTGTGTAAAATATTGCCCTGCAAAGGCACTAAAAATAGAGGGAAAATCTTTAACTCTCTCTAAGGTTCTTGAAGAAGTTTTAAAAGACAAGGTATTTTATGAAGAGTCTAAGGGTGGTGTTACACTGTCCGGTGGTGAGGTATTACAACAGCATGTATTTGCTGATGAACTTTTAAAACTTTTGAAGAGAGAAAATATTCACACTGCTATTGAAACTACAGGTTATATATCAAAGGAAATTTTCTCTGAATTTATAGAAAATGTAGATTTATTATTATTTGATATAAAACACTATGATAGAGAAAAGCATTTTCAGGCTGCTAAAGTATACAATGATATAATTATTGATAATCTTAAAACTGCAATAGACATGGAAAAAGACGTAATAATACGTATACCTGTCATACCAACTGTTAATTCAAGTTTAGAGGATGCAAAAGAGTTTTGCAAATTATTAAAGTCCCTTGGTGCCAATAAGGTTAATCTTTTACCTTTTCATCAATTTGGTGAAAAAAAATATGAACTTTTAAATAAAGACTATAAATTTAAACATGTAAAACAACTACACGAAGAGAATTTGTCAGACTATAAAAATATATTTATTGAGAATGGATTTGATTGTTATTTTTAG
- a CDS encoding sugar-binding transcriptional regulator, which translates to MKDDKKKLLSKTAYLYYIENKTQNEIAEELNIYRTTISRMLKQARDEGIVDITINNFDTDLFLLERHLKKKYKLKDIIIVTNHVDQDEKEKDNLLAKESAAYVRRIIKKNDVVGLAWGSSLANMAAKIENFRMTNSIFVPLVGGPSHINSKYHVNTIAYDMARCFGGKSIFVNATVVQESEELRDGIINSRYFDEIKAYWEKIDIALVGIGGHLSEQTSKWRDLLTEEDREDLKLREAVGDCCCQFFDEEGKILKGNLYNRTVSIPLERLQKVPYAIGIARGEKKVRSILAMLKRKYINVLVTDEETIVKMLKISKDPYYKDIK; encoded by the coding sequence ATGAAAGATGATAAAAAAAAGCTGCTGTCAAAAACTGCTTATCTCTATTATATAGAAAATAAAACTCAGAATGAAATTGCTGAAGAATTAAATATTTATCGTACAACCATAAGTCGTATGCTGAAACAGGCCAGAGATGAAGGAATTGTCGATATTACCATAAACAATTTTGATACAGATTTGTTTCTTCTAGAGAGGCATTTAAAAAAGAAATACAAATTAAAGGACATTATTATTGTAACAAATCATGTAGATCAGGATGAAAAGGAAAAAGATAATCTTTTAGCAAAGGAGTCTGCAGCCTATGTGAGAAGAATTATTAAAAAAAATGATGTGGTAGGATTAGCTTGGGGTTCATCTCTAGCTAATATGGCAGCGAAAATTGAAAATTTTAGAATGACAAATTCTATTTTTGTGCCTCTAGTTGGCGGACCTAGTCACATAAATTCAAAATACCATGTTAATACTATTGCCTATGATATGGCAAGATGTTTTGGCGGCAAAAGTATTTTTGTAAATGCCACTGTGGTGCAGGAATCTGAAGAATTGAGAGATGGTATTATAAACTCAAGATACTTTGATGAAATTAAAGCTTACTGGGAGAAAATTGATATTGCACTGGTTGGTATTGGTGGTCATCTATCTGAACAAACCAGTAAATGGAGGGATTTATTAACGGAAGAGGATAGAGAAGATTTAAAGCTCAGAGAAGCTGTTGGGGATTGCTGCTGCCAATTTTTTGATGAAGAAGGAAAAATATTAAAAGGCAATCTATATAATAGAACAGTTAGTATTCCCTTAGAGAGACTTCAAAAGGTACCCTATGCCATAGGAATAGCCAGGGGAGAGAAAAAAGTCAGATCAATTTTAGCTATGCTGAAAAGGAAATATATAAATGTTCTTGTCACTGATGAAGAAACTATAGTTAAGATGTTAAAGATATCAAAAGATCCATATTATAAAGATATAAAATAA
- a CDS encoding fructose-6-phosphate aldolase, whose amino-acid sequence MEFLLDTANLEEIKKYTEILPLAGVTSNPSIVKKEGKIDFFNHIKEIRNIIGGDASLHVQVVARDYEGMIKDAETILEKIDKDVFIKVPVNEEGLKVIKKLKSQGVNVTATAIYTKFQGFLAITAGADYIAPYFNRMENLNIDPKAVINEFAKEIERSNSKTKILAASFKNVGQVNAAYESGAQAATIGPSIVKEAFLMPSIAKAVKDFTSDWEAIFGKDVKIYNL is encoded by the coding sequence ATGGAATTCTTATTGGATACTGCAAATTTAGAGGAAATTAAAAAATATACTGAAATTTTACCTTTGGCTGGTGTAACTTCTAATCCTTCTATTGTAAAAAAGGAAGGTAAAATAGATTTTTTTAATCATATAAAAGAAATAAGAAATATTATTGGCGGGGATGCTTCTTTACATGTTCAAGTAGTTGCTAGAGACTACGAAGGAATGATAAAGGATGCAGAAACTATTTTAGAAAAAATAGATAAAGATGTTTTTATTAAAGTTCCTGTAAATGAAGAGGGGTTAAAGGTAATTAAAAAGCTAAAAAGTCAAGGAGTTAATGTAACTGCAACTGCTATCTATACAAAATTTCAAGGCTTCTTAGCAATTACAGCTGGAGCTGACTATATTGCTCCATATTTTAATCGTATGGAAAACCTTAACATTGATCCTAAAGCAGTTATTAATGAATTTGCAAAGGAAATTGAAAGATCAAATAGCAAAACAAAAATTTTAGCTGCCAGCTTTAAAAATGTAGGTCAAGTTAATGCAGCTTATGAGTCTGGTGCTCAAGCTGCAACTATAGGTCCAAGTATTGTTAAGGAAGCTTTCCTAATGCCTTCTATCGCAAAAGCTGTAAAGGATTTTACATCAGATTGGGAAGCTATTTTCGGAAAAGACGTAAAAATATATAATTTATAA
- a CDS encoding formate C-acetyltransferase yields MMISKRIEKLKEGLFKEKRQISLERAKLYTESWKQTEGEPVIIRRAKALANILDKVEIDIKLGELIVGDRTIKPRAGVISPEMSPYWILEELDEFLVRPQDRFDISEEDKIYFKEELYPYWKGKSLKDYCQQIIPEYIKEAAKTKIVSLNQTDKGQGHIIPNYNFIFRKGLQNMIEDMKVKVNENTENDFYKASLISLEASKNYILRHAEITKTMAERERDLKRKAEIEEISKISYKVAYEKPESFYEAVQLFWYISVIFQHESNASSISPGRFDQYMYPYFKKSLQDGIDIEFIKELLRALYIKFNTIVALRSRESAKYFAGFPIGYTIVLGGEDERGKDATNELSYIMLDILGDIRLPQPNLSIRVGEKSPRDFLRKAAEIIRLGTGMPQVFNDEANILAYVNRGVSLEDARDYAVVGCVELSIPGKTYGLHDIAMFNLLKTMEVTLKENPKAFKNFEDLLKAIKINISKYVKYMVEGSNFVDTAHRKCAPTPFLSNFIENCVEKGKDVTEGGALYNFSGVQGIGTPNLSDSLYVIKKFVFDEKQISLEELVDILDKNWEGNEVLRQKFINRYYKYGNDIDEVDKLGADILSYYCKEVEKYKNSRGGIFQPGSYTVSAHIPLGEAVGATPEGRKDGDQLADGGLSPMVGRDKKGPTASLKSISKLDNYLTSNGSLLNVKFSPDALERDEGLNKLVGYIQAFSRLKIQHIQFNVVSADTLREAQKHPEKYQSLVVRVAGYSAMFVELDESIQNDIINRTEHVF; encoded by the coding sequence ATGATGATAAGTAAGAGAATTGAAAAATTAAAAGAAGGACTTTTTAAAGAAAAGAGACAAATATCTCTTGAGAGAGCTAAGCTTTACACTGAAAGCTGGAAGCAGACAGAGGGAGAACCTGTAATAATTCGAAGAGCAAAGGCCTTAGCAAATATACTGGATAAAGTAGAGATAGATATTAAGCTTGGTGAACTCATTGTGGGAGATAGAACGATAAAGCCCCGTGCCGGTGTTATCTCTCCAGAGATGTCACCATACTGGATTTTGGAAGAATTAGATGAGTTCTTAGTAAGACCTCAAGACAGATTTGATATATCTGAAGAAGATAAAATATATTTTAAGGAAGAATTATATCCTTATTGGAAAGGTAAATCTTTAAAGGACTATTGTCAGCAGATAATCCCTGAATATATAAAGGAAGCAGCAAAAACTAAGATAGTTTCTTTAAATCAAACAGATAAGGGGCAGGGTCATATTATACCTAACTACAATTTTATCTTTAGAAAAGGTTTACAAAACATGATAGAAGATATGAAGGTAAAGGTTAATGAAAATACTGAGAACGATTTTTACAAGGCGTCGCTAATTTCTTTAGAAGCTTCAAAAAACTATATACTTCGTCATGCAGAAATAACTAAGACTATGGCTGAAAGGGAGAGGGATTTAAAGCGAAAAGCAGAGATTGAAGAAATCTCAAAAATTTCTTATAAGGTAGCCTATGAAAAACCAGAAAGCTTTTATGAAGCAGTACAACTATTCTGGTATATAAGTGTAATTTTTCAGCATGAATCCAATGCCAGTTCTATATCCCCAGGACGTTTTGATCAATATATGTATCCATATTTTAAGAAATCTTTACAGGATGGGATAGATATAGAATTTATTAAGGAATTACTCAGAGCACTTTATATAAAATTTAATACAATTGTGGCTTTAAGAAGCAGGGAAAGTGCAAAATATTTTGCAGGTTTCCCTATAGGGTATACCATTGTCTTGGGAGGAGAAGATGAAAGGGGAAAAGATGCTACAAATGAATTGTCCTATATAATGCTTGATATTTTAGGTGATATAAGACTTCCTCAGCCAAATTTAAGTATACGTGTAGGTGAAAAATCACCTAGAGATTTTCTTAGGAAAGCTGCAGAAATTATTAGACTTGGAACTGGTATGCCTCAAGTATTTAATGATGAAGCTAACATATTGGCATACGTAAATAGAGGAGTAAGCCTAGAAGACGCAAGAGACTATGCTGTAGTGGGTTGTGTTGAGCTTTCTATCCCGGGGAAAACTTACGGCCTTCATGATATAGCTATGTTTAATTTATTAAAAACTATGGAAGTTACTTTAAAAGAAAATCCAAAGGCTTTCAAAAACTTTGAAGATTTATTAAAGGCAATAAAAATTAATATTTCTAAGTATGTTAAATATATGGTGGAAGGATCTAATTTTGTAGATACTGCCCATAGAAAGTGTGCACCAACACCGTTTTTATCAAATTTCATTGAAAACTGCGTAGAAAAGGGGAAAGATGTAACTGAGGGTGGAGCATTGTATAACTTCTCAGGGGTTCAAGGTATTGGAACGCCAAATTTAAGCGATTCCTTATATGTAATAAAGAAATTTGTATTTGATGAGAAACAGATTTCTCTAGAGGAGTTAGTTGATATATTAGATAAAAATTGGGAAGGAAATGAAGTGTTAAGACAAAAGTTTATCAACAGATATTATAAATATGGTAATGACATAGATGAAGTAGATAAATTAGGTGCAGATATTTTATCTTATTATTGTAAGGAAGTTGAAAAATATAAAAATTCAAGAGGGGGAATATTTCAGCCAGGTTCTTATACAGTTTCTGCTCACATTCCATTAGGTGAGGCAGTAGGAGCTACACCGGAGGGCAGAAAGGATGGAGATCAGTTGGCAGATGGTGGACTATCTCCTATGGTTGGCAGAGACAAAAAAGGACCTACTGCAAGTTTAAAGAGTATAAGTAAACTGGATAATTATCTAACTTCAAATGGAAGTCTGCTGAATGTTAAATTTTCACCAGATGCTCTAGAGAGAGATGAAGGCTTAAATAAATTAGTTGGATATATACAGGCTTTTAGCAGACTTAAGATACAGCATATTCAATTTAATGTTGTTTCCGCAGACACTTTAAGAGAGGCACAAAAGCATCCAGAGAAGTATCAAAGTTTGGTGGTTAGAGTTGCAGGGTATAGTGCTATGTTTGTAGAATTAGACGAGTCAATACAAAATGATATCATAAATAGAACTGAACATGTATTTTAG
- a CDS encoding [formate-C-acetyltransferase]-activating enzyme, translated as MKKALIFNIQRYSLHDGGGIRTVVFFKGCPLKCPWCSNPESQDFKQDIMRKEGLCIKCSSNSCFQCSMKPEDCPTAALDLVGKEYTVKEVLEEVKKDTVFYETTGGGVTLSGGEPLSQGAFALKLLKELKKLGINTAIETTGIGDTKILLQMAKYIDTFLWDFKIMDSDKAKTIVKQDMQLMKKNFQLVMKSGARMIPRLPLIPEYTADRDNIQKVIDFISPFGIKEVHILPFHQYGRSKYRALGKECKLLDLRTLSDEEILEIKDFIESKSIKAVVGGY; from the coding sequence GTGAAAAAAGCTTTGATTTTTAATATACAAAGATATAGTCTTCATGATGGGGGTGGAATAAGAACAGTTGTATTTTTTAAAGGCTGTCCTCTTAAATGCCCCTGGTGCTCAAACCCGGAATCTCAAGATTTTAAGCAGGATATAATGAGAAAAGAAGGTCTATGTATAAAGTGCAGCAGCAATAGCTGTTTTCAATGCAGCATGAAACCAGAAGACTGCCCTACAGCTGCTTTAGATCTTGTGGGAAAGGAATACACTGTTAAGGAAGTTTTAGAAGAAGTAAAGAAAGATACTGTATTCTATGAAACCACAGGAGGTGGAGTAACCCTTTCCGGTGGAGAACCTCTTTCTCAGGGAGCATTTGCATTGAAGCTTTTAAAGGAATTAAAGAAATTGGGTATAAATACTGCTATAGAAACTACGGGAATTGGAGATACCAAAATATTATTGCAAATGGCAAAATACATTGATACATTTCTGTGGGATTTTAAGATTATGGATAGTGACAAAGCTAAAACTATAGTAAAGCAAGATATGCAGCTAATGAAGAAAAATTTTCAACTTGTGATGAAGTCAGGTGCAAGAATGATTCCAAGATTGCCTTTAATACCAGAGTATACTGCTGATAGAGATAATATACAAAAGGTAATTGATTTTATAAGTCCCTTTGGTATAAAGGAGGTTCATATATTACCTTTTCACCAATATGGCAGATCAAAATACAGAGCCCTAGGAAAAGAATGTAAACTATTGGATCTGAGGACTCTTAGTGATGAAGAAATATTAGAAATAAAAGATTTTATTGAAAGTAAATCCATAAAGGCTGTAGTGGGTGGTTACTAA